In one Bombus fervidus isolate BK054 chromosome 16, iyBomFerv1, whole genome shotgun sequence genomic region, the following are encoded:
- the Pig-u gene encoding phosphatidylinositol glycan anchor biosynthesis class U, with product MKKQWLSNFILAGTIRFLLMNSEYQKVISDRVEISTALNSWKRVTEGVYLHNCGIDPYTGDLFHETPIGLYIFNFIQQHLSQWVLFCLFVSIDLLTAIFLGLTAKQYTTELVSKQKEKEKLCNENKEIHNDASVVYTAMMYVSAGYLFNPYIILNCVGHTTTVFTNLLYSIALVSMTRSIFWNCLSISLLTLQGLYPVSLIVPTIIYIARSNSTKQRRNIANYLIVFASMLTILFCISYYIMGSWSFIWNTLGFILTVPDLRPNVGLYWYFFTEVFEHFRWLFIASFQINVSLLYIVPLALRLRHDPMLLAFSYIAITAIFKSYPCIGDVGFYMSLLPLWKHLFQHTQHGFTVSCFMLFCTVFAPTVWYQWIYSRSANANFYFGVTLAFAVAQIFLLTDILFASVKYEFTVRPSINNDVSGNTAKLPLE from the exons atgaagaaacaatggttatcaaattttattttagctGGTACcattcgatttttattaatgaattctGAGTACCAAAAAGTCATTAGCGATCGTGTGGAAATTTCTACTGCATTGAATTCTTGGAAGAGAG TAACTGAAGGAGTATATTTGCATAACTGTGGCATTGATCCTTATACAGGAGATTTGTTTCATGAAACACCTATtggattatatattttcaattttatacaacAACATTTATCACAATGGGTATTATTTTGCTTATTTGTGTCCATTGATTTGTTAACAGCAATATTTCTTGGACTTACAGCAAAGCAATATACGACTGAATTG gtttctaaacaaaaagaaaaggaaaaattatgCAATGAGAATAAAGAAATTCATAATGATGCTTCTGTAGTATATACTGCAATGATGTATGTCTCAGcaggatatttatttaatccaTACATAATACTTAATTGTGTTGGACATACAACAACAgtatttacaaatttgttgTATTCCATAGCATTGGTTTCAATGACAAGATCTATATTTTGGAATTGCttatcaatttctttattaacattacAAGGACTTTATCCTGTTTCACTTATAGTGCCAACAATTATCTATATTGCTCGTTCTAATAGTACAAAACAAAGAAGGAATATTGCGAACTATCTTATAGTATTTGCAAGCATGTTAACTattctattttgtatttcCTATTACATTATGGGAAGTTGGTCATTTATTTGGAACACACTTGGCTTTATTTTAACCGTTCCTGATTTACGTCCAAATGTTGGACTTTATTGGTACTTTTTTACagaagtatttgaacactttaGATGGCTTTTCATTGCttcttttcaaataaatgtcagtttattatatatagtacCATTGGCATTGAGGTTACGACATGATCCAATGCTATTAGCATTTTCTTATATAGCAATTACtgcaatatttaaatcttacCCTTGTATAGGAGATGTTGGATTTTATATGTCTCTTTTACCATTATGGAAGCATTTATTCCAAC atacACAGCACGGATTTACTGTAAGCTGTTTTATGCTATTCTGTACAGTTTTTGCACCTACTGTTTGGTATCAGTGGATATATTCCAGATCAGCTAATGCGAACTTTTATTTTGGAGTTACATTAGCATTCGCCGTAGCacaaatttttttactaacaGATATCCTTTTCGCGAGTGTGAAATACGAGTTTACTGTACGTCCCAGTATTAATAATGATGTTAGTGGAAATACTGCTAAACTTCCTTTGGAATAA
- the LOC139995572 gene encoding WD repeat domain phosphoinositide-interacting protein 4: MAGERNILNLRFNQDQGCFTCCMESGLRVYNVEPLVEKAHLENDIMGSIAIAEMLWRTNIIAIVGGGTKPKFAENTVLIYDDLSKKFVMEVTFTSPIKAIRLRRDKMIVALQREIHVFSFPMPTRRLLTLETRDNPKGLVEVATLAAAQKQLLAFPGHKQGSVQLVDLGATEAGSSSAPATLAAHQGALACLAVNNSGTMIATASTQGTLVRVWDSIRRHLLVELRRGADPATLYCITFSRDSEFLCASSDKGTVHIFALKDTQLNRRSTFSKMGFLGNYVESQWALATFTVPPECACVCAFGTRSSVIAICMDGTFHKYVFTADGNCNREAFDVFLDVCDHDDF; this comes from the exons TTTTACATGTTGCATGGAATCTGGTCTTAGAGTATACAATGTAGAACCATTAGTTGAAAAAGCACATTTGGAAAATGACATAATGGGAAGTATAGCTATTGCAGAGATGCTTTGGAGAACAAATATCATTGCCATAGTAGGTGGTGGTACAAAACCAAAGTTTGCAGAAAATACAGTACTTATTTACGACGATTTATCGAAAAAGTTTGTAATGGAAGTTACATTTACCAGTCCTATAAAAGCTATACGATTACGTAGGGACAA AATGATAGTGGCACTTCAGCGAGAAATACATGTTTTTTCATTTCCTATGCCAACACGAAGATTGTTAACTTTAGAAACCAGAGATAATCCAAAAGGATTAGTTGAAGTTGCTACATTAGCTGCTGCACAAAAACAACTTCTTGCTTTTCCTGGTCATAAACAGGGTAGTGTACAGTTGGTTGACCTTGGTGCTACAGAAGCTGGAAGTTCTAGTGCTCCTGCAACTCTGGCAGCACAccag GGAGCACTGGCTTGTCTCGCAGTTAACAATAGTGGAACAATGATAGCAACTGCTTCCACTCAAGGTACTTTAGTTAGAGTATGGGATAGTATACGTAGACACTTATTAGTGGAATTGAGAAGAGGTGCTGACCCTGCAACACTTTATTG caTTACATTTAGTAGAGATTCGGAATTTCTATGTGCTTCCAGTGATAAGGGAACTGTACATATATTTGCATTAAAAGACACACAATTAAATCGTAGATCGAC tttCTCAAAAATGGGATTTTTGGGAAATTATGTTGAAAGTCAATGGGCATTGGCTACATTTACAGTACCACCAGAATGTGCTTGTGTATGTGCATTTGGTACAAGGAGTTCTGTTATAG CCATTTGTATGGATGGaacatttcataaatatgtTTTTACTGCCGACGGAAATTGTAACCGTGAAGCATTTGATGTCTTCCTAGATGTTTGTGATCATGATGACTTTTAA
- the LOC139995499 gene encoding putative helicase mov-10-B.1 isoform X1, whose translation MANEKNKKRRSIVGKSTHCTSFGVSKQMPLGKIEFPADLCAVLNKTKPQNDKLYNDYMKLINDLPHIKKIEPEYYLILFKILLYLEDHELYLIAAKHNLTNQKLKYVSDTFEITVPTLDEDDPFITVADTLKIEVKRLKLKYTCNITDIIGKKVYVTIRKSSLVSQLLEEEVDIYFLPMNWQIRCFHYVLHIMFKHNLTNSVYPKINTNLYTLSELDLDWANKSIANNKEQKTAVNNILNYSAYPAPYILFGPPGTGKTTTLVETIYQIRKQCKSKNILVCAPSNAAADEIANRLLCLLPHKDIFRMYAASKCCNNIDEKICPNSNFIDDMVLYLPKEIFILKKIVITTLVTCMRLASLKLRNDHFSYIFIDEASQSIELESLIPLIVMNSKNDTEALYAQIVIAGDPYQLGPLIRCTKIQHLLGKSLLERLMECEPYQKVNNKYNSRYITKLIHNYRSQEAIIHTSNELFYEKDLLCDKRENKHSIISNWMILSRNTFPILFLVLKGEEERTLNGSVYNEREITAVTNIVRILMCSKFGNRKIEEEDIGIVTPFKQQKVMIKKSLNLHKLNNIAVGTVEIFQGQEKEIIVLSTVRSQTFKHNGKRHLGFLANPKRFNVALTRAKDLLIIVGNPSILCEDKYWNTLCKYCQRNDAYVAINENLI comes from the exons ATggcaaatgaaaaaaataaaaaaagaaggtcTATTGTTGGAAAAAGCAC ACATTGTACCAGTTTTGGAGTATCTAAACAAATGCCGttaggaaaaattgaatttccagCTGATTTATGTGCAGTATTAAATAAGACAAAACCccaaaatgataaattatacaatGATTATATGAAACTTATTAACGATCTTccacatataaaaaaaatagaaccTGAGTATTACTTAATAttgttcaaaattttattatatttagaagaCCATGAGCTTTATTTAATTGCTGCAAAGCATAATTTGACAAATCAAAAGCTTAAATATGTTTCTGACACATTTGAAATCACAGTGCCTACCTTAGATGAAGATGATCCATTTATTACTGTTGCTGATACATTAAAAATTGAGGTGAAaagattaaagttaaaatataccTGTAATATAACAGATATTATAGGGAAGAAAGTATATGTAACAATACGTAAATC ATCTCTTGTATCTCAACTTCTTGAAGAAGaagttgatatttatttccttCCTATGAACTGGCAAATAAGATGTTTTCATTATGTCTTACACATTATGTTCAAGCATAATTTGACAAACTCAGTATATCccaaaataaatacaaatcttTATACTTTATCAGAACT TGACTTGGATTGGGCTAATAAAAGTATAGCAAACAATAAAGAACAGAAAACAGCagtgaataatattttgaattattcgGCGTACCCTGCACCATACATTTTATTTGGTCCTCCTGGTACTGGTAAAACAACAACATTAGTTGAAACCATTTACCAA ATTAGAAAACAATGcaaatcaaaaaatattttagtatgtGCACCTTCAAATGCAGCAGCTGATGAAATTGCAAATAGATTATTATGTTTACTTCCTCATAAAGATATATTTCGGATGTATGCAGCAAGTAAATGTTG TAACAATATAGATGAGAAAATTTGtccaaattcaaattttattgatGATATGGTCCTTTATTTaccaaaagaaatttttattttgaagaaGATTGTTATTACAACATTAGTAACATGTATGAg ATTGGCGAGCCTTAAATTACGAAATGATCacttttcatatatatttattgatgaAGCTAGTCAAAGTATAGAATTAGAATCATTAATTCCACTTATAGTCATGAATTCTAAAAATGATACTGAAGCATTATATGCACAAATTGTTATTGCTGGTGATCCCTATCAACTTGGTCCTCTAATTAGATGTACAAAAATTCAACATTTGCTTG GAAAGTCCTTATTGGAAAGATTAATGGAATGTGAACCATATCAAaaagtaaacaataaatataattcgcGTTATATAACAAAGTTAATTCATAATTACCGTAGTCAAGAAGCTATTATACATACATccaatgaattattttatgaaaaggACCTGTTGTGtgataaaagagaaaacaaacACAGCATAATTTCAAATTGGATGATATTATCAAGGAACACATTCCCTATCTTATTTCTTGTACTTAAAGgtgaagaagaaagaacatTAAATGGAAG TGTTTACAACGAGAGAGAAATTACGGCTGTAACAAACATTGTAAGAATATTAATGTGCTCCAAATTTGGTAAtcgaaaaattgaagaagaagATATTGGAATTGTAACTCCATTTAAGCAACAAAAAGTTATGATTAAAAAAAGTTTAAACTTGCATAAATTAAACAACATAGCTGTTGGGACAGTAGAGATATTTCAAggacaagaaaaagaaattatagtCCTAAGTACAGTACGTTCACAAACTTTTAAACACAATGGTAAACGACATCTCGGTTTTTTAGCTAATCCAAag agGTTTAATGTTGCCTTAACAAGAGcaaaagatttattaataatagtagGAAATCCATCTATTCTTTGTGAAGACAAatattggaatactttgtgtAAATACTGTCAAAGAAATGATGCATATGTTGCTATTAATGAAAAtcttatctaa
- the Bbip1 gene encoding BBSome interacting protein 1: protein MSELMDNSSEKIDIILPRQSLLYQEENLDYILCKPKLIPLKSVTLEKLEKMQKDAELKIREAVEYNNANDNE, encoded by the coding sequence ATGTCAGAGTTGATGGATAATTCTTCAGAAAAGATTGACATAATCCTTCCTAGGCAAAGCTTGCTATACCAGGAAGAAAATTTGGATTATATACTTTGTAAACCTAAATTAATTCCTTTAAAATCAGTTACATTAGAGAAGTTAGAGAAGATGCAAAAGGATGCTGAATTAAAGATCCGAGAAGCAGTAGAATATAATAATGCAAATGATAATGAATAA
- the LOC139995499 gene encoding putative helicase mov-10-B.1 isoform X2: protein MANEKNKKRRSIVGKSTHCTSFGVSKQMPLGKIEFPADLCAVLNKTKPQNDKLYNDYMKLINDLPHIKKIEPEYYLILFKILLYLEDHELYLIAAKHNLTNQKLKYVSDTFEITVPTLDEDDPFITVADTLKIEVKRLKLKYTCNITDIIGKKVYVTIRKSSLVSQLLEEEVDIYFLPMNWQIRCFHYVLHIMFKHNLTNSVYPKINTNLYTLSELDLDWANKSIANNKEQKTAVNNILNYSAYPAPYILFGPPGTGKTTTLVETIYQIRKQCKSKNILVCAPSNAAADEIANRLLCLLPHKDIFRMYAASKCCNNIDEKICPNSNFIDDMVLYLPKEIFILKKIVITTLVTCMRLASLKLRNDHFSYIFIDEASQSIELESLIPLIVMNSKNDTEALYAQIVIAGDPYQLGPLIRCTKIQHLLGKSLLERLMECEPYQKVNNKYNSRYITKLIHNYRSQEAIIHTSNELFYEKDLLCDKRENKHSIISNWMILSRNTFPILFLVLKGEEERTLNGSLMNIKHIIFLVFTTREKLRL, encoded by the exons ATggcaaatgaaaaaaataaaaaaagaaggtcTATTGTTGGAAAAAGCAC ACATTGTACCAGTTTTGGAGTATCTAAACAAATGCCGttaggaaaaattgaatttccagCTGATTTATGTGCAGTATTAAATAAGACAAAACCccaaaatgataaattatacaatGATTATATGAAACTTATTAACGATCTTccacatataaaaaaaatagaaccTGAGTATTACTTAATAttgttcaaaattttattatatttagaagaCCATGAGCTTTATTTAATTGCTGCAAAGCATAATTTGACAAATCAAAAGCTTAAATATGTTTCTGACACATTTGAAATCACAGTGCCTACCTTAGATGAAGATGATCCATTTATTACTGTTGCTGATACATTAAAAATTGAGGTGAAaagattaaagttaaaatataccTGTAATATAACAGATATTATAGGGAAGAAAGTATATGTAACAATACGTAAATC ATCTCTTGTATCTCAACTTCTTGAAGAAGaagttgatatttatttccttCCTATGAACTGGCAAATAAGATGTTTTCATTATGTCTTACACATTATGTTCAAGCATAATTTGACAAACTCAGTATATCccaaaataaatacaaatcttTATACTTTATCAGAACT TGACTTGGATTGGGCTAATAAAAGTATAGCAAACAATAAAGAACAGAAAACAGCagtgaataatattttgaattattcgGCGTACCCTGCACCATACATTTTATTTGGTCCTCCTGGTACTGGTAAAACAACAACATTAGTTGAAACCATTTACCAA ATTAGAAAACAATGcaaatcaaaaaatattttagtatgtGCACCTTCAAATGCAGCAGCTGATGAAATTGCAAATAGATTATTATGTTTACTTCCTCATAAAGATATATTTCGGATGTATGCAGCAAGTAAATGTTG TAACAATATAGATGAGAAAATTTGtccaaattcaaattttattgatGATATGGTCCTTTATTTaccaaaagaaatttttattttgaagaaGATTGTTATTACAACATTAGTAACATGTATGAg ATTGGCGAGCCTTAAATTACGAAATGATCacttttcatatatatttattgatgaAGCTAGTCAAAGTATAGAATTAGAATCATTAATTCCACTTATAGTCATGAATTCTAAAAATGATACTGAAGCATTATATGCACAAATTGTTATTGCTGGTGATCCCTATCAACTTGGTCCTCTAATTAGATGTACAAAAATTCAACATTTGCTTG GAAAGTCCTTATTGGAAAGATTAATGGAATGTGAACCATATCAAaaagtaaacaataaatataattcgcGTTATATAACAAAGTTAATTCATAATTACCGTAGTCAAGAAGCTATTATACATACATccaatgaattattttatgaaaaggACCTGTTGTGtgataaaagagaaaacaaacACAGCATAATTTCAAATTGGATGATATTATCAAGGAACACATTCCCTATCTTATTTCTTGTACTTAAAGgtgaagaagaaagaacatTAAATGGAAG tttaatgaatattaaacaCATTATCTTTTTAGTGTTTACAACGAGAGAGAAATTACGGCTGTAA